GACCAGCAGGGTCAATTCGACCAGCGGCAGCAGGGTGAACAGCAGAAGGAGACGGAACAGCACGCGGGCACGTTGTGGGGCGATGGAAATCGTCTGTCTCCATTGTACCGACCCTCGCAATGCCGGCTCGAACGTTTATAATGTTCGCCTATGATGCACTCGGTTCAAATAAAGCGGCCTCATCGGCTCGAATCGCTCTGCGCCCTCGGCATGCTGTTTGGCCTCTGGCCGGACGCGGCGCACGGCGCGGAAGATGTCGGGAAACTCGTCGCGCAGTCGCGGGCGGCCTGGCAGGCGGGCGATACCGCACGGGCGGTTGAGCTGGCAACCATGGCGGTCGAAGCCGGCCCGGATGACGCCGCGACCTACGTGTATCGGGGCTCTTTATACGAAATGCAACGAAAGCACGCCGAGGCCGTGGCCGATTTCGACCGGGCCATCGAACTCGATCCCCGCAACGCCGAGGCCTACGATCATCGCGGCAGCGAGCGCTTCAAGCAGGGGCGGTTCGCCGAATCGATCGCCGACTTCGACCGGGCGATCGCGTTCGACCCGGCGCGTGAAGCGGGCCATTGGAAGCGGGGCATCTCGTATTATTACATGCGGCGTTATGACGACGGCCGCAAGCAGTTCGAGCATTATCAGACCGTCGACAACAACGACGTCGAAAACGCCGTGTGGCGGTTCCTCTGCATGGCGCGGCAGGACGGCGTGCCCGTCGCCCGGCGCGAGTTGCTCAAGATCAAGCAAGACCGGCGGGTGCCGATGATGGAGATTTACGCGTTGTTCGCCGGGCAGGCGACGCCCGACCAGGTGCTGGCCGCCGCCCGTAGCGGCGACCCGCCGCCCGACGAGTTGCGGACGCGGCTGTTTTACGCCGACATCTACTTGGGGCTCTACTACGAGGCCTTGGGCGAAGAAGCGAAAGCCCGCCAGTTCATCGAGTCGGCTGCCCAGCGTGAGATTTCGCACTACATGTGGGACGTGGCCAAGGTGCATGCCGAACTGCTGAAGCGGCCCGGCAAGTAAGCGGAGAGTGGGGGCGACTTGACGTTGACCGTGGCCGGGGGTTGGATAGAATCGACTGTTCGGCAAAGTCCCTCGCATCGGGGCGTAGCTCAGCCTGGCTAGAGCGCTACGTTCGGGACGTAGAGGTCGCACGTTCAAATCGTGTCGCCCCGACTAACTTAAAGCCTTGTGAGATAACGACTTGCAAGGCTTTTTTCGTTGACACAAAGAGCGGCCGTTTCTGCCCTGACACAATTTCTGACACAATTTAGTACGGGTTTCCGTCAGGGGTTCTGGCCGTCCGCCCCTCCCCTTTCTTCGCCATATCGGCCGCAAGGCCGCTCACGCGGTCAATTGGCGGAGGAAATGTCTTAGGGGTCTGCCCCCAGACAAGCCGCTAGGGCGATGCCCAGCCCGGCCAATTCTTGATCCCGACCCCGCTCCTCGCTATGATCGGATCGCTTTCCCCTTCTTGGAGCGATTCCTATGGCAGACTGGTTTTATAAGGTAATGGGCGAGGAGTACGGGCCAATATCGTCGGCCGAACTGAAAGAGAAGGCGGCAGACGGAACGATTGACCAATCGAGTTTGATTCGCAAGGGACGCGACGGCGATTGGATTAGTGCCCACAAGACGAGTTTGTCTTTCGGCGGTCCAGTGGTGGCTATCGACACGAGCAAGGCGAGGATGCCTCGCGTCAAGCCTGCCGCCCCGGTGGAAACGGCCAAGCCAGCCAAGCGGTCAACTGTTACTAAGTTTTGGTGGGCGATTCCTGCCGCCCTCGCGTTAATCGCCATTCCCGTGATCGTCTTTTTTGCCATAGCCGAAAAGCCAGAAGTCGCGTTCAAGAGGTTAATCAAGCCGAAGGTTGACAAAATACAAGAACAAACTATCAAGGCGGGATCGGTGCAGTATAGGGTTGGTGCTATGTCGTATGACATCAAAAAAACTGATTCGCTTGTCTCCCCATACTTGGCCGTTCTTCGCTTCATACTAGGCATGACCAACTCTAACAATCCAGACGACCACTTCAGAAACAGCGGGGGACACATGGAAGTTAATTACGCATTCCAAGATGGAAGTTGGAAACTCGTTAATGCAACGCATCATCAATATCAAGGAGATCGGAAGGAAGAGCTACGGAAGTACGGAGTAAGGGAACGCGAGCTTGCGGACATTCCCGACTTCCTTGATTGGCCTTGCACTGATGTTGCCCAAGATTTGGGGCTTGGCCTGCCATGATGGCTTCGCCGTAGGCGAACCCTAATTGACGGAAGAAACCTAGGGCGGTAGGCTGTTGGTTTTAACCCCTCTAAGGTGCCGTCATGCTTCAGCCAAGAGTTAGAGCGATCGCGTTGGCCCCTCCAACCCCCGGACAAGGTATCGTCGTCGATACGAATACAGTTGGAGAATCCGAAATCGAGCAGTTGAAGGCCGCGAACCTCATCATCGACGATCAGGGGTGGATATTCAACAGAGAAGAGGTTGAGCGGTTACACAAAGAACGCAAGCGGCTCGCTTCCCTCGTTTTTCGCAAAGAAGAACGTTTGAAAATCGAAAAGACTGGTGACGACGTATCTGTGAGTCTGAAAGGGCATCCGCGACACATTGAAAACGGCCGTGAGTCCGTTGTGATTTTGGCCTACCTTCTTTCCGACGTTGGCCTAGATGTAGGTGACATATTGGAAGTGCGACATGATGAAGAAAGCACTCTAGCTTTTATCGTTCGCCATGCTAGCGAAGACGACGTTAACAAACACTACCAACGTTTTTGCGAACCCAAACCCACCTAACTTTTCTCGCCAATTCCCTCCCCCCGTCCCCCGTACACGGCAGCCTACCTGAGCGGCCAGACTATGCCTTCCGGCCGATTACACCCCCTCGAAACCGCGATAAGTAACCAGACTACAGCGAGGTTTCACGCGATAACCTCGCACGCGAGGGGTTGCCCTATTGGCCGTAGGCCAAAAAAAAACCCCTTGCCCTATTGGCCATAGGCCAAAGGGGAGGGGCTTCGTTGGCCGTAGGCCAAGGCGAAAGGACACTTAGGTTTTTGCAAGCAGCCTAACGTGCCTCGCAACTAGCTTGACGTAGTTTGCTAGTTGCTTGCGTTCCATGATGACGTAGCGTTCCGCGTATGGAACGCTCAGAATGACCTTGGAACGCTTGCCGCTCATATCGTGGTGGAGCATCCGCCCCGCCTTAAAAGTCGCCCCTACGCGGCCTTCGTCGGTCATTGCGAAGACCTTCGCGGCACGTCTGCCGCGTAACATCCTGCCGTTTCGGATTCCGCCCTGAAACCTCAATTCCACTTCCATAGCACAATCCCTTTCGTGAGAAAAACACCGGATAGCCCGTAGCGTGCCGTTCCTGTCAACGGCACGTTGACGGGGCATCCTACGCCCGTTGCAAAACCCGCATAACCTGCGTTGGGTTCCACGGTTTGCCCCTCCGCGTTGTATGGCCCTCGCTGTTGAGCGAATCGGCAATCTGCTGTAGTGTCTGCCCTACCCCTCGCGATGCCGTCATACGCTCGTATAGGTCGCTATACGCCTCATTCGCTTGCTTTGTGATAACCTTGCTGGCGGCTTGTCGCCCCTTTGCCAAGCCTCGCAATCGAGAGTCTTCGCGGCCGTTCCAATGGCCTTCACGGGCGGAGCCTAAGCGTTGACCACGTGCCATAGCAGCCGCTAACGCGGCCTTCGTTCGCTCCGATATGCGTATGGCTTCATCTTCAGCGACCGCAGCGAGGATGTGGATAGTCAATCGGTTTGCGTGCGGATTGTCGCAAGCGATGAAGTCTACGCCCGTTTCCATTAGCGTAGACGTAAAGGCGACGTTGCGAGCAAGTCTATCGAGTTTGGCGACTACCAACGTCGCTTGTGACCGCTTAGCGTGCGGTATGGCAGCGAGCAATTTCGGCCGCGTTTTGCTCTTGCCCGATTCAATCTCGGTGTACTCGGCAATGATGGTTGCGTTATGCTGGCTTGCTAACGCTTGCACGGCCGCACGTTGGCCTTCCAATCCTAGCCCCGACTCTCCCTGTCGTGGTCGCCTTGCACTGGCTCAACAAATACTACGGCCATACCCCGGCCGCGAAGTTTGGCCCGCTGGCGTTGAAGGCGTTGCAAATGCGGATGGTCGAGGCGGGCCAAAGCCGGCGCTACGTCAACGACAACATCGACCGCATTCGCCGCTGTTTGAGTACGGGGGGCGGGTTCGCCACGCGCGAGCTTTATAGCGATGCCGATGAAGTGATTTTCGACGCCATGCGGCCGGCGATTCTCACAAGCATTGTTGAACTGGCGGAGAAAGGCGACTTGCTGGATAGGTGCCTGCCGGTGAGCTTGCCGCCGATTGGTGAAGATCGGCGCCGCGACGAAAAGACCTTGTGGGCGGAATTCGAGGCCGCGCGCCCGAAGATTCTGGGCTCGCTGTTCGACGCCGTGGCGGGAGCGTTGCGAGACTTGCCGCGGGTGAAGCTTGTGCGGCTACCGCGCATGGCCGACTTCGCCAAGTGGGCGACGGCCGCCGAACGGGCGCTTGGCTGGCCGCCTGGCACGTTCATCGCCGCGTACACTCGCAACCGCGACGCCGCGAACGAACTGGCCCTTGAAGCATCGCCCATCGCGGGCCGGCTGTTGGAGCTACTGGCCAAAGGCGAATGGGAAGGCAAAGCCGGCGAACTGTTGAGCGCCCTCGACGAAAGCTATGGCAGCGAAACGAAACGGCCGCCGGGCTGGCCCAAGAATCCGCGCAGTATGTCGGGCCATTTGCGCCGGCTGGCACCATGCCAGCCGCGGCCGATCGCTTCGCCGATTGGATACCCCGGCGGGCCGCCGATGGCACTTTGGGATGGGAAGCCCCGGAC
This genomic stretch from Pirellulales bacterium harbors:
- a CDS encoding DUF4339 domain-containing protein, with amino-acid sequence MADWFYKVMGEEYGPISSAELKEKAADGTIDQSSLIRKGRDGDWISAHKTSLSFGGPVVAIDTSKARMPRVKPAAPVETAKPAKRSTVTKFWWAIPAALALIAIPVIVFFAIAEKPEVAFKRLIKPKVDKIQEQTIKAGSVQYRVGAMSYDIKKTDSLVSPYLAVLRFILGMTNSNNPDDHFRNSGGHMEVNYAFQDGSWKLVNATHHQYQGDRKEELRKYGVRERELADIPDFLDWPCTDVAQDLGLGLP
- a CDS encoding tetratricopeptide repeat protein, with amino-acid sequence MMHSVQIKRPHRLESLCALGMLFGLWPDAAHGAEDVGKLVAQSRAAWQAGDTARAVELATMAVEAGPDDAATYVYRGSLYEMQRKHAEAVADFDRAIELDPRNAEAYDHRGSERFKQGRFAESIADFDRAIAFDPAREAGHWKRGISYYYMRRYDDGRKQFEHYQTVDNNDVENAVWRFLCMARQDGVPVARRELLKIKQDRRVPMMEIYALFAGQATPDQVLAAARSGDPPPDELRTRLFYADIYLGLYYEALGEEAKARQFIESAAQREISHYMWDVAKVHAELLKRPGK